One window from the genome of Stigmatella aurantiaca encodes:
- a CDS encoding alpha/beta fold hydrolase encodes MINVTWLDSFRLRARANSIQGGWAARTRPAVTFHELPQATLRVRTGGTRKAGEPTVVMVCDPPNVIEHFDAVFEMLSPHHRLVLFEPPGFGFSSPRASFRFTFEEYRACIEALLRQLDEGPYVLAFTCVWAHIALQIAAKDPQLVTRLMLWQSPSWEQQVTWAREVDKKKVLSRPVLGQLSTALKPDQIGLGWYRASLAKNRYSDFVPTLNQALTQGAFCCLGSLWQQWFYGYTPPAVRVEQPTLVSWGMADRTHARSDKESIGSQLSQAQWHRFQHAGHSPELEAPQEYCELLRGFLQEA; translated from the coding sequence ATGATCAACGTCACCTGGCTCGACAGCTTCCGGCTCCGGGCCCGCGCGAACAGCATCCAGGGGGGTTGGGCCGCGCGGACGCGTCCGGCGGTCACCTTTCACGAGCTGCCGCAAGCCACGCTGCGGGTGAGGACGGGCGGAACACGCAAGGCGGGCGAGCCCACGGTGGTGATGGTGTGCGATCCGCCCAATGTCATCGAGCACTTCGATGCGGTGTTCGAGATGCTCTCGCCGCATCACCGGCTGGTTCTCTTCGAGCCGCCGGGCTTTGGCTTCTCGAGCCCCCGGGCCTCCTTCCGCTTCACCTTCGAGGAGTACCGGGCCTGTATCGAGGCTTTGCTGCGGCAGCTGGACGAAGGGCCCTATGTGCTGGCCTTCACGTGTGTCTGGGCCCATATCGCGCTCCAGATCGCCGCGAAGGACCCACAGCTGGTGACCCGGCTGATGCTCTGGCAATCGCCCTCCTGGGAGCAGCAAGTCACGTGGGCCCGGGAGGTGGACAAGAAGAAGGTCCTGTCGCGCCCCGTGCTCGGCCAGCTCTCCACGGCCTTGAAGCCCGACCAGATCGGGCTCGGCTGGTACAGGGCCTCGCTGGCCAAGAACCGCTATTCCGACTTCGTGCCCACGCTGAACCAGGCGCTCACGCAGGGGGCGTTCTGCTGTCTGGGCTCGCTGTGGCAGCAATGGTTTTACGGGTACACGCCCCCAGCGGTCCGGGTGGAGCAGCCCACCCTGGTGAGCTGGGGCATGGCGGACCGGACGCACGCGCGCAGCGACAAGGAATCCATCGGCAGCCAGCTCTCCCAGGCCCAGTGGCATCGTTTTCAGCACGCGGGGCACTCTCCCGAGCTGGAGGCGCCCCAGGAGTACTGCGAGCTCCTCCGCGGCTTCCTCCAGGAAGCCTGA
- a CDS encoding FecCD family ABC transporter permease, with translation MSAGAPRLRASRVLGLCAAFLGLTLAAFALAVRFGEQPISLAAALGDAESSDAVIFWSLRLPRALLGVIVGAGLAASGATLQGLLRNPLADPFVLGVSGGAALGATLALALGLATVGQVAPGLAGGLERLSGPALLAFLGAGGSVLFVLAASRGHAARAPYAALLTGVVFNAFASAAITLVKTLSAPDRLGEILYWLAGALGYERGATLGLAALLQGGALAVMLALSGQLNLMTLGDEDAQTLGVPVVRTRRLLLLATSASVAGAVALTGLIGFVGLIVPHLLRLAFGPDQRLLIPLSALGGAAFLVLADLLARLSFALFGAEPPVGVITALLGGPLFIALLSRRGRGGAPV, from the coding sequence GTGAGCGCCGGGGCCCCAAGGCTGCGGGCCTCCCGCGTGCTGGGGCTGTGCGCCGCGTTCCTGGGGCTGACGCTGGCCGCGTTCGCCCTGGCCGTGCGCTTTGGCGAGCAGCCCATCTCCCTGGCCGCGGCCCTCGGGGACGCGGAGTCCTCGGACGCGGTCATCTTCTGGTCGCTGCGCCTGCCCCGGGCGCTGCTGGGCGTCATCGTGGGGGCGGGACTCGCCGCATCCGGGGCCACGCTCCAGGGGCTGTTGCGCAACCCGCTCGCGGATCCGTTCGTGCTCGGCGTGTCAGGTGGGGCGGCCCTGGGGGCGACGCTGGCGCTCGCGCTGGGCCTGGCCACGGTGGGGCAGGTGGCGCCGGGCCTGGCCGGAGGGCTGGAGCGGCTCTCCGGGCCCGCGCTGCTCGCCTTCCTTGGGGCCGGGGGCTCGGTCCTCTTCGTGCTCGCCGCCAGCCGGGGCCACGCCGCGCGGGCGCCCTACGCGGCCCTGCTCACGGGGGTGGTCTTCAACGCGTTCGCCTCCGCCGCCATCACGCTCGTCAAGACGCTGTCGGCGCCGGACCGGCTGGGGGAAATCCTCTACTGGCTCGCCGGGGCTCTGGGCTACGAGCGGGGGGCCACGCTCGGGCTCGCCGCGCTGCTGCAAGGGGGCGCCCTCGCGGTGATGCTGGCGCTCTCGGGGCAGCTCAACCTGATGACGCTGGGGGACGAGGACGCCCAGACGCTCGGGGTGCCTGTGGTGCGCACGCGCCGGCTGCTCCTGCTGGCCACGAGCGCCAGCGTGGCGGGGGCGGTGGCCCTGACGGGGCTCATCGGCTTCGTGGGGCTCATCGTCCCGCACCTGCTGCGGCTGGCCTTCGGACCGGACCAGCGCCTGCTGATTCCCCTGTCGGCCCTGGGCGGGGCGGCGTTCCTGGTGCTGGCGGACCTGCTGGCGCGGCTCTCCTTCGCCCTCTTCGGGGCCGAGCCGCCCGTGGGCGTCATCACCGCGCTGCTCGGGGGCCCGCTCTTCATCGCCCTGCTGTCCCGGCGCGGGAGGGGCGGCGCTCCCGTCTAA
- a CDS encoding ABC transporter substrate-binding protein, producing the protein MRTPFISLWLLAVLSLSGPVEAAAPAPAPRFLGPKREGKARRVVTLAPSLTEMVLAMGAGSTLVGVSRFDEDKAVAALPRVGGFVDPSVEAVVALKPDLILVQPGPGNQRPVERMAELGVPVLLLPLHSVGDTLAALRAVGQALGQTKEAEALIARFEATRARIREAAKALPPRRVLLVYGFEPLVVAGPGSFAHELLGDVGAVNVAADAGSAYPVYSMERVVRARPEVVVDAAHVDVGKDKLQALPGLASARWVEMPSLALLQPGPSLGKGLEELFGLVHPGAAAR; encoded by the coding sequence ATGAGGACACCCTTCATCTCGCTGTGGTTGCTCGCCGTGCTGAGCCTCTCCGGGCCGGTGGAGGCCGCCGCGCCGGCCCCGGCGCCCCGCTTCCTGGGCCCGAAGCGCGAGGGCAAGGCGCGGCGCGTGGTGACGCTCGCCCCCTCGCTGACGGAGATGGTGCTGGCCATGGGGGCGGGAAGCACGCTCGTGGGCGTCTCCCGCTTCGACGAGGACAAGGCCGTGGCGGCGCTGCCCCGCGTGGGGGGCTTCGTGGATCCGTCCGTGGAGGCCGTCGTGGCGCTCAAGCCGGACCTCATCCTGGTGCAGCCCGGGCCGGGCAACCAGCGGCCCGTGGAGCGCATGGCGGAGCTGGGCGTGCCCGTGCTCCTCTTGCCCCTGCACTCCGTGGGGGACACGCTCGCCGCGTTGCGCGCGGTGGGCCAGGCGCTGGGCCAGACGAAGGAGGCCGAGGCGCTCATCGCCCGCTTCGAGGCCACGCGGGCCCGCATCCGCGAGGCGGCGAAGGCGCTGCCCCCGCGCCGGGTGCTGCTCGTCTATGGCTTCGAGCCGCTCGTCGTCGCGGGCCCCGGCTCCTTCGCGCACGAGTTGCTGGGGGATGTGGGAGCCGTCAACGTCGCGGCGGACGCGGGCTCCGCCTACCCGGTGTACTCCATGGAGCGCGTGGTGCGGGCCCGGCCCGAGGTGGTGGTGGACGCGGCCCACGTGGACGTGGGCAAGGACAAGCTCCAGGCGCTGCCGGGGCTGGCCTCGGCGCGCTGGGTGGAGATGCCTTCGTTGGCGCTCCTACAACCGGGGCCCTCGCTGGGCAAAGGGTTGGAGGAGCTGTTCGGTCTGGTGCATCCCGGGGCTGCCGCACGCTGA
- a CDS encoding MXAN_6577-like cysteine-rich protein — MNGHEAMERRQPRPWALVAVLAGVLAGCPDQGAECGEGLSLCGSECVDLTSEPNHCGACGVTCGRAGVCAASACECGPGATRCGGQCVLTASDVAHCGGCGGACAPGQVCEAGQCQAACTGASTTRCGDGCVDLQADPYYCGTCDTSCGGVKSCRTGVCTYDVVAACFNTGQVVGLQAGTDLKGPNVAVGERPQSVTRMQDVLLVLDAAKRLREARLSDYGPLAEAPETGNAPNQVLVDEPFVYVINSTSNTLLVLRRRAEPLAQPEGGTRFPNGLGLAPVASVDFGANTNPYAMAKLGTDLWVTLYGNLGGDVSAGGRLARVNVENPLAPVLEPNPLVLPAEAFPGGSAESTPTGIAVHQGSLYIALNNLDPATYRPGGPGSLAKVNPRTRQVSPVPLGDGCLNAGWVASLGDRLLVSCGGHAVYDNDFTLTAVEKTGLVLLDAQDAVVSTYTLACPPGATDCPLSSAGRFAVVGSRAYVGDNNAGRVFVIEAVGHQLIERRGPGPGAQPPILACPSNGFSLVGDVVALP, encoded by the coding sequence ATGAATGGCCACGAAGCGATGGAGCGGAGGCAGCCCCGGCCGTGGGCCTTGGTTGCGGTGCTGGCGGGGGTGCTGGCGGGCTGCCCGGACCAGGGGGCGGAGTGCGGCGAGGGCCTCTCGCTGTGTGGCTCGGAGTGCGTGGACCTCACCAGCGAGCCCAACCACTGCGGCGCCTGTGGCGTCACGTGTGGCCGGGCGGGCGTGTGCGCGGCATCGGCCTGCGAGTGCGGACCCGGGGCCACGCGGTGCGGCGGGCAGTGCGTCCTCACCGCTTCGGATGTGGCCCACTGTGGCGGCTGCGGGGGGGCCTGTGCCCCGGGCCAGGTCTGTGAAGCGGGCCAGTGCCAGGCGGCCTGCACCGGCGCCTCCACCACGCGCTGCGGGGATGGGTGCGTGGACCTCCAGGCGGATCCTTATTACTGCGGCACCTGTGACACCTCCTGTGGGGGCGTGAAGAGCTGCCGCACGGGCGTGTGTACCTATGACGTCGTCGCCGCCTGCTTCAACACGGGGCAGGTGGTGGGCCTCCAGGCGGGAACGGACCTGAAGGGGCCCAACGTGGCGGTGGGAGAGCGGCCTCAGAGCGTGACGCGGATGCAGGACGTGCTGCTGGTACTCGACGCGGCGAAGCGGCTGCGCGAGGCCCGGCTGTCGGACTACGGCCCCCTGGCCGAGGCCCCCGAGACGGGCAATGCCCCCAACCAGGTGCTCGTGGACGAGCCCTTCGTCTACGTCATCAACTCCACGAGCAACACGCTGCTGGTGCTGCGGCGCCGGGCCGAACCCCTGGCCCAGCCCGAGGGCGGAACGCGCTTCCCCAACGGCCTGGGGCTGGCGCCGGTGGCCAGCGTGGACTTCGGGGCCAACACGAACCCCTATGCGATGGCGAAGCTCGGCACGGACCTCTGGGTGACGCTGTACGGCAACCTGGGCGGGGATGTCTCAGCGGGGGGGCGGCTGGCGCGGGTGAACGTGGAGAATCCGCTGGCCCCCGTGCTGGAGCCCAACCCCCTCGTGCTTCCCGCCGAAGCCTTCCCCGGCGGCTCCGCCGAGTCCACGCCCACGGGCATCGCCGTCCACCAGGGCAGCCTCTACATCGCCCTCAACAACCTGGATCCGGCGACGTACCGCCCCGGAGGGCCCGGCAGTCTGGCGAAGGTGAACCCCCGGACGCGCCAGGTGTCCCCGGTGCCGCTGGGGGACGGGTGCCTGAACGCGGGATGGGTGGCCTCCCTGGGCGATCGGCTGCTGGTGAGCTGTGGAGGCCATGCCGTCTACGACAACGACTTCACCCTCACGGCGGTGGAGAAGACGGGGCTGGTGCTGCTCGATGCCCAGGACGCGGTGGTGTCAACGTACACGCTCGCGTGCCCGCCGGGCGCCACGGACTGCCCGCTGTCCTCCGCGGGGCGCTTCGCCGTGGTGGGCTCCCGCGCCTACGTGGGGGACAACAACGCGGGCCGCGTCTTCGTCATCGAGGCCGTGGGCCACCAGCTCATCGAGCGGCGGGGCCCCGGTCCCGGCGCCCAACCCCCCATTCTGGCCTGTCCGAGCAATGGCTTCTCCCTGGTAGGAGATGTCGTCGCCCTGCCGTAG
- a CDS encoding PaaI family thioesterase, protein MPEDTKPGSKSRTVSWADIREIGAHATKEDYLKGWAEGRYPAPPICDSMGIRLIEVGKGRAVFTGTPAEYHYNPMGTVHGGMLSTLIDSACGIACMSLLPYGTRWTTVNLNVSFVKMVTEATGLLRCEGVAVHHGRKIVVTDATILAPDGEPVASGRATCMVLDSAR, encoded by the coding sequence ATGCCAGAAGACACGAAGCCTGGAAGCAAGAGCCGCACGGTCTCTTGGGCGGACATCCGGGAGATTGGGGCGCATGCCACCAAGGAGGATTACCTCAAAGGCTGGGCCGAGGGCCGCTACCCGGCTCCTCCCATCTGCGACTCCATGGGGATTCGCTTGATCGAGGTGGGCAAGGGACGCGCGGTGTTCACGGGCACCCCGGCCGAGTACCACTACAACCCCATGGGCACGGTTCATGGCGGGATGCTGTCCACGCTCATCGACAGCGCCTGCGGCATCGCCTGCATGTCCTTGCTGCCATATGGCACGCGGTGGACCACGGTCAACCTGAACGTCTCCTTCGTGAAGATGGTGACGGAGGCCACGGGGCTCCTGCGGTGCGAGGGCGTGGCCGTCCATCACGGGCGCAAGATTGTCGTCACCGATGCCACCATTCTGGCCCCGGATGGCGAGCCGGTCGCCTCGGGCCGCGCCACCTGCATGGTGCTCGACTCGGCCCGCTGA
- a CDS encoding VIT and vWA domain-containing protein, whose translation MYAPLRMLLLSTLLMPVLASAQGMLLPTTPSARPLAIKSQRVTVAIQDGTAVTRVEQTFQNDGPSQLEAHYIFPLPRGAALSEFYLWVNGKKTKGELLERDKATNIYEGIVRRLADPGLLEYVDSDVFRVRVFPVPARGEQKVELAFSQVLNFSAGLYHYHYPLGATAQQGQPADWRQVGGTAKNDFTFSAKVSSKVPLKSIYSPTHPMDVSRRGETEAVVGLEQVNGADLSKDVDLYFSVSDKAVGLSLLTYKEAAEPGYFVALIAPKTEVSPSEVAAKRVTFVIDTSGSMQGSRMQIAKDALKYCVTRLNPKDTFNVVRFSTDVEALFPALKAANPENVQKAVSFVEGLEAMGGTAIDEALVRGLQDNDGTSPSPHLLLFITDGQPTIGETDEGAIAQHAKAGRKAKTRLFTFGVGEDLNARLLDRLADDGAGSSDFVRDGKEFETKISSFYDKVSHPVLSDLALDLSSIDAYDLYPRKLPDLFKGTQLVVMGRYRKSGDAKAVLTGYVNGEKRTFEYGTTAPKEATRDGFIPRLWAIRKVGFLLEEIRLRGERPELRDEVIALAKKFGIVTPYTSYLVVEDTPLVATPSPVMRPEPMSEESASGADFAPPPPRGGRGAPAPALAAPAESLARADGTGSVAVSREMKKMKEEERGPSASEPVRVAAGKTFLYRDGSWIDSEALANPGKQLQVKFLSKGYFALLQARPDLKAAFALGDRVVVGVAPGKSLRVGPEGEEDEGKVRAFLK comes from the coding sequence GTGTACGCCCCCCTCCGAATGCTGCTGCTGAGCACCCTGCTGATGCCGGTCCTGGCCTCGGCGCAGGGCATGTTGCTGCCCACCACGCCAAGTGCCCGGCCCCTGGCCATCAAGAGCCAGCGGGTGACGGTGGCCATCCAGGACGGCACGGCCGTCACCCGGGTGGAGCAGACGTTCCAGAACGACGGCCCCTCGCAGCTCGAGGCCCACTACATCTTCCCGCTGCCCCGGGGCGCCGCGCTCTCGGAGTTCTACCTGTGGGTCAACGGGAAGAAGACGAAGGGCGAGCTGCTCGAACGGGACAAGGCCACGAACATCTACGAGGGCATCGTCCGGCGCCTGGCGGACCCCGGGCTGCTGGAGTACGTGGACTCGGATGTGTTCCGGGTCCGGGTCTTCCCGGTCCCCGCGCGGGGCGAGCAGAAGGTGGAGCTGGCCTTCAGCCAGGTGCTGAACTTCTCCGCGGGCCTGTACCACTACCACTACCCGCTCGGGGCAACGGCCCAGCAGGGGCAGCCCGCAGACTGGCGGCAGGTGGGGGGCACGGCGAAGAACGACTTCACCTTCAGCGCGAAGGTGTCCTCGAAGGTGCCGCTCAAGAGCATCTACTCCCCCACGCACCCGATGGACGTGTCCCGCCGTGGCGAGACGGAGGCGGTGGTGGGGCTGGAGCAGGTGAACGGCGCGGACCTCTCCAAGGACGTGGACCTCTACTTCTCGGTCTCGGACAAGGCGGTGGGGCTGTCGCTGCTCACCTATAAGGAGGCGGCCGAGCCCGGCTACTTCGTCGCGCTCATCGCCCCGAAGACGGAGGTGAGCCCCAGCGAGGTGGCCGCCAAGCGCGTCACCTTCGTCATCGACACCTCGGGCTCGATGCAGGGCAGCCGGATGCAAATTGCCAAGGACGCCCTGAAGTATTGCGTCACCCGCCTCAACCCGAAGGACACCTTCAACGTGGTGCGGTTCTCCACGGACGTGGAGGCGCTCTTCCCCGCGCTGAAGGCCGCGAACCCCGAGAACGTCCAGAAGGCGGTCTCCTTCGTGGAGGGGCTGGAGGCCATGGGGGGCACGGCCATCGACGAGGCCCTGGTGCGAGGCCTCCAGGACAATGACGGCACGTCTCCCTCGCCCCACCTGCTCCTGTTCATCACGGATGGCCAGCCCACCATCGGCGAGACGGACGAGGGCGCCATCGCCCAGCACGCCAAGGCAGGGCGCAAGGCGAAGACGCGCCTGTTCACCTTCGGCGTGGGGGAAGACCTCAACGCGCGCTTGCTGGACCGGCTCGCCGATGATGGCGCGGGGAGCTCGGACTTCGTCCGGGACGGCAAGGAGTTCGAGACGAAGATCTCCAGCTTCTACGACAAGGTGAGCCACCCGGTGCTGTCGGACCTGGCGCTGGACCTGTCCTCCATCGACGCGTACGACCTCTACCCCCGCAAGCTGCCGGACCTCTTCAAGGGAACGCAGCTCGTGGTGATGGGCCGCTACCGGAAGTCCGGAGACGCGAAGGCGGTGCTCACGGGCTACGTGAACGGCGAGAAGCGGACCTTCGAGTACGGCACCACCGCGCCCAAGGAGGCCACGCGGGACGGCTTCATTCCCCGGCTGTGGGCCATCCGCAAGGTGGGCTTCCTGCTGGAAGAGATTCGCCTGCGCGGCGAGCGCCCCGAGCTGCGCGACGAGGTGATTGCGCTCGCCAAGAAGTTCGGAATCGTCACGCCTTACACCAGCTACCTGGTGGTGGAGGACACGCCGCTGGTGGCCACGCCGTCACCCGTCATGCGCCCCGAGCCCATGAGCGAGGAATCCGCCTCCGGCGCTGACTTCGCGCCGCCGCCGCCCAGGGGAGGACGCGGGGCCCCGGCGCCCGCGCTCGCCGCGCCCGCCGAATCGCTCGCGAGGGCGGACGGAACGGGCAGTGTGGCCGTCTCCCGCGAGATGAAGAAGATGAAGGAGGAGGAGCGAGGCCCCTCGGCGAGCGAGCCGGTGCGGGTGGCCGCGGGCAAAACCTTCCTCTACCGGGACGGAAGCTGGATCGACTCCGAGGCGCTCGCCAATCCAGGCAAGCAGCTCCAGGTCAAATTCCTCTCGAAGGGCTACTTCGCGTTGCTCCAGGCCCGTCCTGACCTGAAGGCCGCGTTCGCCCTGGGAGACCGGGTGGTGGTGGGGGTTGCGCCGGGCAAGAGCCTGCGCGTGGGACCGGAGGGAGAAGAAGACGAGGGCAAGGTCCGCGCCTTCCTCAAGTAG
- a CDS encoding thioesterase family protein has protein sequence MPETLITELELTVRSYEVDASLELKPLTYMNWLQEIAWEAAAAGGVPPQWFLARNVAPVFSVSRFEKEHPIRYGDRIIARTWFSSMEGSLAHREFELRRAKDGKPVLRGRTDIILVDMGTRSPTPWGELAERFKPNGESFYTHHQPVAVTPAAEPLSFQVKRPVQPDDIDMARHVNNGFYLRWMTDALSSFLQPALGAKAEEARLLSVHLKFGSPISLGQEVLISGQHLGVGEGISRWSFQVAPVSGSRRPASAELTFRWSPEWTSALTDPAR, from the coding sequence ATGCCAGAGACTTTGATCACGGAGCTGGAGCTCACCGTCCGCAGCTACGAGGTGGATGCGTCCCTGGAACTGAAGCCTCTCACGTACATGAACTGGCTTCAGGAGATTGCCTGGGAAGCGGCCGCCGCCGGCGGCGTACCGCCCCAGTGGTTTCTGGCCCGCAACGTCGCGCCTGTTTTCAGCGTCTCCCGCTTCGAGAAAGAGCACCCCATCCGCTATGGGGACCGCATCATCGCCCGCACGTGGTTCTCGTCGATGGAGGGCTCCCTGGCCCACCGGGAATTCGAGCTGCGCAGGGCCAAGGACGGCAAGCCGGTGCTCCGGGGCCGCACCGACATCATCCTGGTGGACATGGGCACCCGGTCTCCCACGCCCTGGGGGGAGCTGGCCGAGCGGTTCAAGCCCAACGGGGAATCCTTCTACACGCACCACCAGCCCGTGGCCGTCACCCCTGCCGCGGAGCCCCTTTCCTTTCAGGTGAAGCGGCCCGTGCAGCCGGATGACATCGACATGGCCCGGCACGTCAACAATGGCTTCTACCTGCGCTGGATGACGGATGCCCTGTCCTCCTTCCTGCAGCCCGCGCTGGGCGCCAAGGCGGAGGAGGCGCGCCTTCTGTCCGTTCACCTGAAGTTCGGCTCGCCCATCTCGCTGGGGCAAGAGGTGCTCATCTCCGGCCAGCACCTGGGGGTTGGAGAAGGCATCAGCCGCTGGAGCTTCCAGGTTGCGCCTGTGTCCGGCAGCCGCCGGCCCGCGTCCGCGGAGCTGACCTTCCGGTGGTCCCCAGAGTGGACAAGCGCGCTGACTGACCCGGCGCGCTGA